Proteins from a genomic interval of Bacteroidota bacterium:
- a CDS encoding transcriptional regulator, protein MKTQELRELLEKLVKLPKETEWVEFKLNYHSMNEIGERISALSNGACLFNQQNAYLTFGIADENQNIIGTSFKPFQLKKGNEELEHWLIQRLSPKIDFRIYEFLYNDLPIVIFEIPATTYQPVKFINHSYIRIGSYTRKLQEFPEKEAKIWNKQSVKAFELEIAKRNLSQDNIVELLNIQAYFDLVGLPYPTNRSAVIDKFISEKFITKNNSKFSITNLGAILFAKNLAQFDSLSRKAVRVIVYKGKNRIFTEREQPEVKGYAVGFEGLVNWINSQLPANEEIGKVYRREVKMYPEIAIRELVANALIHQDFSITGLEPIVEIFSDRIEISNSGIPLIKTNRFIDEFQTRNEILASFMRRIKICEEKGSGIDKVIFNAELFQLPAPEFIAKERQTISIMYGYKALNDMDKKDKIRAVYQHACLCYVSNEKMTNQSLRERFKIEEKNAATVSRIIRDSLQSKSIKEDDPNSKSRKYAKYIPFWA, encoded by the coding sequence ATGAAAACACAAGAATTAAGAGAATTACTGGAAAAATTAGTAAAATTACCAAAGGAAACAGAATGGGTTGAGTTTAAGTTAAACTATCATTCAATGAATGAAATTGGAGAACGCATATCCGCATTATCAAATGGTGCTTGTCTATTTAATCAGCAGAATGCTTATTTGACATTTGGGATTGCAGATGAAAATCAAAATATTATTGGAACCTCTTTTAAACCATTCCAACTAAAAAAAGGAAATGAAGAACTAGAGCATTGGTTAATACAAAGGCTTTCTCCTAAAATTGATTTTAGAATATATGAATTTTTATATAATGACTTACCTATTGTTATTTTTGAGATTCCTGCAACTACTTACCAACCAGTAAAATTTATTAATCACTCTTACATTAGAATTGGAAGTTACACAAGAAAACTCCAAGAATTTCCCGAAAAGGAGGCTAAAATATGGAACAAACAAAGTGTAAAGGCATTTGAATTAGAAATAGCCAAGCGAAATTTAAGCCAAGACAATATTGTCGAGCTTCTCAATATTCAAGCTTATTTCGATTTAGTTGGATTACCATATCCTACAAATAGAAGTGCTGTTATAGATAAGTTTATTTCGGAAAAATTTATTACAAAAAACAATTCTAAATTTTCCATAACTAATTTAGGTGCTATACTTTTCGCGAAAAATTTAGCTCAATTTGATTCATTAAGTAGAAAAGCTGTTCGCGTCATTGTTTACAAAGGTAAAAATCGCATTTTTACTGAAAGAGAACAACCTGAAGTGAAAGGGTATGCAGTAGGTTTTGAAGGGCTTGTCAATTGGATAAACAGCCAACTTCCGGCAAATGAAGAAATAGGGAAAGTTTATAGAAGGGAAGTAAAAATGTATCCTGAAATTGCAATTCGTGAGTTAGTTGCAAATGCCTTAATACATCAAGATTTTAGCATTACAGGTTTAGAACCCATTGTTGAGATATTTTCTGATAGAATTGAAATATCAAACTCAGGAATTCCTTTAATTAAAACTAATCGCTTTATTGATGAATTTCAAACTCGTAATGAAATATTAGCTTCTTTCATGAGACGTATTAAAATATGTGAAGAAAAAGGTAGTGGGATTGATAAAGTTATCTTTAATGCAGAACTATTTCAATTACCTGCCCCTGAATTTATAGCCAAAGAAAGACAAACTATATCTATTATGTATGGATATAAAGCGCTAAATGATATGGATAAAAAGGATAAAATTAGAGCTGTTTACCAACATGCATGTTTATGTTATGTTTCAAATGAAAAAATGACAAACCAATCATTAAGAG
- a CDS encoding cysteine desulfurase-like protein: MKKIDSNIIRKHFPALSGDWTFFDNAGGTQTALQVGDKIQDYLFSTNVQLGASYEISQKSGERVDYAQKIWANAINANSEKEIVFGSSTTALLQNLSRSLVQLFLPGDEVIVTNCDHEANIGPWINMQKAGIVVKSWKINLETFSLELDDLEKLMSSKTRLVAFTHASNVLGTINPVEEITKFVHEKGALVCVDGVAYTPHRQIDVKKWDVDFYVFSLYKVFGPHYSLLFGKEQHLNELPTINHFFIGKNEVPYKLQPGNVNYELSFGTTGIIEYFETIYKQHFENLNLSLFSKLEKIFDLIATHEENLIKPLIDFLKSKPGVKIVGEATSDRNIRVATVSFFFENRKSSEIPLLVDMQKIGIRWGDFYARRLIENMNLHKKDGIIRISMVHYNTIEEVERLIDVLDNVL, translated from the coding sequence ATGAAAAAAATAGATAGCAACATAATTCGAAAACATTTTCCGGCACTTTCAGGCGATTGGACATTTTTTGATAATGCCGGAGGAACACAAACTGCCCTTCAGGTAGGCGACAAAATTCAAGATTATCTTTTTTCTACAAATGTACAGTTAGGTGCTTCCTACGAAATTTCTCAAAAATCTGGCGAGAGAGTTGATTACGCCCAAAAAATATGGGCAAATGCAATAAATGCAAATAGTGAAAAGGAAATTGTTTTCGGTTCTTCCACAACTGCTTTGCTGCAAAACTTGTCGCGTTCATTGGTTCAACTATTTCTGCCTGGCGATGAAGTAATTGTAACGAATTGCGACCATGAGGCAAATATTGGACCTTGGATAAATATGCAGAAAGCTGGGATTGTTGTAAAAAGCTGGAAAATAAATCTCGAAACATTTTCGCTGGAGCTTGACGATTTGGAAAAACTTATGAGCAGCAAAACACGTTTGGTGGCATTTACTCATGCTTCCAATGTTTTGGGAACTATCAATCCTGTTGAAGAAATCACAAAATTTGTTCATGAGAAAGGAGCTTTGGTTTGTGTTGATGGTGTGGCATATACACCTCATAGACAGATTGATGTAAAAAAATGGGATGTTGATTTTTATGTTTTTAGCCTTTACAAGGTTTTTGGGCCGCACTATTCATTATTGTTTGGGAAAGAGCAACATTTGAATGAGTTACCCACGATAAATCATTTTTTCATAGGGAAGAACGAAGTGCCTTACAAACTGCAACCCGGGAATGTTAATTATGAACTAAGCTTTGGAACAACAGGAATTATTGAGTATTTTGAGACAATTTATAAACAGCATTTTGAAAACTTGAATTTGTCATTATTTTCAAAACTCGAAAAAATATTTGATTTGATTGCTACTCATGAAGAAAATCTGATTAAACCACTCATAGATTTTTTGAAGAGCAAGCCCGGCGTTAAAATAGTTGGTGAAGCAACATCTGATAGAAATATTCGAGTAGCAACAGTTTCATTTTTCTTTGAAAACAGAAAAAGTAGTGAAATTCCATTGCTTGTTGATATGCAAAAAATTGGCATTCGCTGGGGCGATTTCTACGCCAGACGTTTGATCGAAAATATGAATTTACACAAAAAAGACGGAATCATAAGAATTAGTATGGTACACTATAATACTATTGAGGAAGTTGAGAGATTGATTGACGTACTAGACAATGTGCTTTGA
- a CDS encoding YigZ family protein — MELPKDTYRTILSNSEGNYKEKGSKFLAYAFRCESEKQIKENLELLRKKHFDARHHAYAYRLGAEKKIFRTNDDGEPSSTAGKPIFGQILSKDITNILIVVVRYFGGTKLGVSGLINAYRSAAADAIDNTQIITKTVNDVFEIKYDYISMNDVMKIIKEEKPEVLEQQFDISCKIVFSIRQSEVEKIVSRFKKIKKLEIMKIKTV; from the coding sequence ATGGAATTACCAAAAGATACGTATCGGACTATACTTTCAAATTCGGAAGGAAATTATAAAGAAAAGGGGAGCAAGTTTTTGGCTTATGCTTTTCGTTGCGAAAGCGAAAAACAGATAAAAGAAAACTTGGAGCTACTGCGAAAAAAACATTTTGATGCCCGTCATCATGCTTATGCCTACAGGCTTGGTGCCGAAAAAAAAATATTCAGGACAAACGACGATGGCGAACCTTCAAGCACTGCCGGAAAACCTATTTTTGGACAAATACTTTCTAAGGATATTACAAATATTTTGATAGTTGTTGTTCGATATTTCGGCGGCACTAAACTTGGCGTAAGCGGTTTGATAAATGCTTATAGATCGGCGGCTGCTGATGCAATAGACAATACTCAAATAATTACAAAAACCGTAAACGATGTTTTCGAAATTAAATACGACTACATTTCTATGAACGATGTTATGAAAATAATTAAGGAAGAAAAGCCCGAAGTTCTGGAACAACAATTCGACATTTCATGCAAAATTGTTTTTAGTATCCGCCAAAGCGAAGTCGAAAAAATTGTTTCAAGGTTTAAGAAAATTAAGAAATTAGAAATTATGAAAATCAAAACAGTGTAA
- a CDS encoding XdhC family protein gives MENLFKIIELAKSKNKKAALCIIVNTSGSTPRKIASKMVVFNDKSVIGSIGGGNLEVGVIDEAMKVIESNKAIYFNYNLVENFEMNCGGKVEVYIEPLFNQSKLLIFGGGHIGSRLARQAKELDFEVTIIDERKEIVDNISIEGITKIKLNHSEAFKMLNFDETTFITTMTHSHENDRDIVAFCAKQKFAYIGMIGSRRKVKTAKEFFLSKNLMSEDEIQKIDMPMGLKIECQTPEEIVISILAKLIDVRGKMK, from the coding sequence ATGGAAAATTTATTCAAAATAATTGAATTGGCAAAGAGCAAAAATAAAAAAGCAGCCCTTTGTATAATCGTAAATACCAGTGGTTCTACCCCAAGAAAAATAGCTTCGAAAATGGTTGTTTTCAACGATAAATCTGTGATTGGAAGTATTGGTGGTGGAAATCTTGAAGTAGGTGTTATCGACGAGGCAATGAAAGTTATTGAAAGTAATAAGGCAATTTATTTTAATTATAATCTTGTAGAAAATTTTGAAATGAATTGTGGTGGAAAAGTTGAGGTCTATATTGAGCCGCTTTTCAATCAATCGAAACTTTTAATTTTTGGTGGCGGACATATTGGAAGCAGGCTGGCAAGACAAGCAAAAGAATTAGATTTTGAGGTAACTATAATTGATGAAAGGAAAGAGATTGTTGATAATATTAGTATTGAGGGAATTACAAAAATCAAGCTAAATCATTCGGAGGCATTTAAAATGCTAAATTTCGATGAAACAACATTTATTACCACAATGACCCATAGCCATGAAAACGATCGCGATATTGTTGCTTTTTGTGCAAAACAGAAATTTGCATACATAGGAATGATTGGAAGTCGAAGGAAAGTGAAAACTGCAAAAGAATTTTTCCTTAGCAAAAATTTGATGAGCGAAGACGAAATTCAGAAAATTGATATGCCAATGGGACTAAAAATCGAATGCCAAACTCCAGAAGAAATTGTTATTTCTATTTTGGCAAAACTCATAGATGTCAGAGGGAAAATGAAATAA